The region CGCAAACGTCCGGCGTACAGAAATATCACGAATCGGCTGGCAGGGTTGTCTTCCATGGGCCGCAGTTGTTCACGGCTCATCCACCAGCCAATCGCCGCACCAGTTAGCCCTAGTGCGATCGTGACGAGCATACTCGGTACACCAAGGAGTTCAGCCAGATGCTCACTCCATAGAAGTTGACCGAGAAGCATGCTGATACCGGCCAACCCTATCGCAGCTGTCATAGACCGCCAGGTGAGCTTGGGAGCATTGTGCAAAAAGATTCGGGCAAGTACCGGGACGACCGTCACGGCGACAATCAAGCTGGCTGCCAAAGCGAACGTTTTCGTCCAGGCCAACGGAGCAAACAGCTTGTAGTCTCTGCCGGTGAGAAAGAAGACGGGCAGAAAGCTCACGATCGTCGTACTGACGGCCGTAAGAACTGCCGGTATGACCTCGCTGGCCGATTCCTGTATGACGCGTAATCGTTGACGTGGTCCGCCTGGGGCTCCCTTCGCTTCCCATTCGGCAAGGGCATCGTAGATGTTTTCCAAGACGATAATCCCCATGTCGACCATTGTGCCGATCGCGATCGCAATTCCCGCGAGCGACATGATATTTGCATCGACGTGAAACCACTTCATCGCCGCGAAGGACATGAGCACAGCCATTGGCAAGGTAATCGCAATGATCAGGCTCGACCGGACGTTGAGTAGAAAAAGAACCACCACGGCAATCGTGATGAGAATTTCATGACTCAATGCGTCGGTGAGCGTAGCAACTGTTTCATCAATCAGTTGCGTACGATCGTAGATGCCGAGGATTTTGATTCCGCCCAGTTCGCTTTCCAAGGAAGCGATCTTCGATTTGATGCGCTGAATAACTTCGCGAGGATTCTCGCCGTAACGCATGACGACGACGCCACCCACGGTCTCACGGCCGTTCAGGTCGATAGCACCTCGCCGAAAGGAAGGGCCTACCTGAACTTGAGCAAGATCGCGAACGCGGACCGGTATCCCGTCGCGAGTCTGAATAACGGTATTCTCGATTTGCTCAATCGTTTCCGGCTCAGTCTTGCCGGCACCGATGAATCCACGTCCGCGGACAATGAACTCCATCCCAGACGTCTCGACCGTCTTTGCACCGACATCGATATTCGAGGCCTTCACCGCGTCGATAACGAGGCTCAAAGGAATGTCATGGAAACGCAATTGGTCGGGATCAACTTCAACCTGGTACTGCTTGAGGTAGCCACCGATCGAGGCAACTTCCGCGACACCATCGACCGACTGCAACGCGTATTTCAGGAAGAAGTCTTGCTTGGAACGTAGCTCGGCCAAGTCCATTTCGGGTGGACCTTCCAGCACGTAGTAGTAGATTTGCCCCAATGCGGTCGCGTCCGGTCCGAGGCTCGGAGTCACGCCTTCAGGCAGTTGATTGCCGAGGGCCGTAAGCTGTTCGGCGACACGCGATCGAGCCCAGTAGAAATCGACGCCATCGTCGAACGTCACCTGGACAAAGCTGAAGCCAAACATGCTTTTTCCGCGGACACTTTTCGATCCTGGCACGGCTTGCAGCCCGATCGATAGCGGGTAGGTAATTTGGTCTTCGATGTCCTTGGGGGACCGTCCTGGCCATTCGGTCAGGACAATGACCTGGTTCTCGCCAACGTTGGGAATCGCATCGAGGGGAACCTTGTAGGTGCAGTACCAGCCAAAGGCGGCCAGGGACACCGCGGTCAGTAAAACGAGTAAACGTTCTTTCAGGCAGAATTGAAGGAGACTTTGAATCATCGGACGACCTCCACGGGCTGAATTACAGGGGTCGCGATCGATGGAGTTGTCGGCCCATCGCTTTCAACAGGAACGGCTACCGTGTTAGGTGGTAGTTCAGGAACAAGGGGAATCTCTTGAATGGGGCCGATCGGCGGCAAGTCAGGTGCGCTCTCTGATTGGGTTCCGCTATCTTTGTTGTCGAGGACCGCGAGATACTTCTCAGGCTCTTTCATCAGTGAACCGCGACATCCCTCGCAGCATAGGAACACCGTACGGCCGTTTACTTCGGCCTTAGGTGGTGTGCCCATCGAACCCAAGGCCATCTCGGTAACTGGGCAAATCTGCTGGGCGCTGGCCAACGTCATTTCTTCCGGCGGCAACTTTTCGAGAGCAGCCAGCATCTCAGGTGACAATTCTTCAGCTTCCGGAGCGACATACTTCTCTGGGTTGATCAGGGAAGGGTTCCCTGCGAGCTGCATCTGAGAATCGATTAGGAAGTTTCCCTTGATGGCTACCTTCTCGCCAGGGTTGATCCCATCGTGGATCGCAATCTGGTCTCCACTTTGATGACCTAAAACGACTCGCCGAATCTCAAATCGTCCTGGCTCTGTTTCCACGTAGACAACGCTATGTTTACCAGCCATCAAAACCGCACTTCGAGGCACGGATACGGATTGGGTTTCATCTTGCGGTTGGTCAGCAAACCCAAAATGGGATGCATGGACGAGTTCGAGATTGCTGATGGGGCACTTGCCAGGCTGGTCGAAGATTTGATTCGGAAACCGTGGGCTGATCCACTTGTTGGCCAACTGCTGATCGTATCTGCGCAACTGTGGACCGGCTGCCGCGGGAATGCGAAGAAAGGCTGTCGCGAAGTCGCCAACTTTGAGAAGGCCTTCTTCATTCGGTAGGGCGACACGAACGCCGATCGTCCGCGTACGTTCGTTGACATTTGGATCAATAAACGCCACCCTTCCCGTGAACTTCTTTCCTGGGTGGGATTGAACCTCGGCTTCGACCTTCTCACCGTATCCGATGCAGGCAGCGTCTTCAGGGAAGAGTTCGAGCATAAGCCATACTGTGGAAAGGTCCGCCAGTTGGTAAATCGGATCGCTGGCCTTCACGTATTGGCCTTCGACCGCCATCTTCTGGATGACCGTACCACTCATTGGGGAATTTAGATGCAACCGGCTATCTGCCTTGCCATTACCTTCCAAGTCAGTAATTTGAGCTTCCGTCATTCCCAATTCGATCAGCTGTTGTCGCGCGTTCTCGAAAAGGTTTCGATTGGCACTTGCAACGCTCGGCAATACTCCGGGAGATGCTTGTACAACGGATTTTTTGGCCAGTAAGTATTCGACCTGTGCCGAATACAGGTCCGGCGAATAGAGCAACGCCAGCGGCTCGCCTTGCTCGACGACAACGCCGGTGAAGTCTGCGTAAAGGCGATCCAATCGTCCGCCCACATACGCAGAGATGGTCTTGAGCGAGGCTTCGTCATATTTCAGCTTGCCAATTGCACGGACGTTCCGCGTCATGGGCTGCATGGTGGCTTCGGTCGTCTGAATGTTAGCGATACGTCGAGCGGCCGACCCGATCTGAATCGAATGCGAGTCCCCGCCAGAACCACCTGACGACGCCACGACAAGTTCCATCGCACAAACGGGACAACGGCCTGGCTGCGACGACGGAGGCGTACACATCATTGGGCAGATGTATTCTGCCCCGGCCTGTGCCGAGGCAGAAGCTGCGTCTCCACCTATGGCGCCACTCGAGATCAGTCCAAATCGCTGCATAAGTCCCAGGCCCGCGAACAGTAACGTCCCGCAGACAAGGAAGATAACTGGCTTGATGAATAGTCCTACCAGCCACCGACGATCGAAGGCTTGTCTTGTTTCCTTCGGATTCTCGGGTGCCTGCTCAACGGGCTCTGGAGACTCACTCATGAGAAATGTCCTGTGTGGAATGATGAATGCGCGCAGTCGTGATGCGACATAGCTCACTGGTATGGACTCGATCATCAGCCGCAAAACGTCTTCCTGACGCAGGAGTACGCGGCCTTATACACGCGAAGTCGTTCGCATGATCGACAGGAATTAACACATGCGCATCAAGGTGCGCATGGATTGGCTACCTAGAGTGTGTAGCGACAGAGAGTGGAACAACGATCGATTGACAGAGACTGGATCGCTTCCGATTGAAGTTGCACGCGTTGTTGCGGGCACTTAATTTCAGGAGCCGTATCGAGCGAATTAGGGGTCAAGGCGAGTGAAGCGATATCAGATCGTGCATCCGAATCACGGGATGGAGCTGCAGGGATATCGGAAGGCTTGCCTTCGCCGCAGGGACATCCAATGCCACACTCACACTTTGACTGCGACACGCCGGATTTCTGACAACATGTGCCGGTCGTCTCTGACTTATGGCAGCAACAGCTGTGCTGCTGGCGATGTTCCAAGCTACAGCAGCAACAACAATCTAGTCGCCCGCCGTTGCAGGCAGTGCCATCACTTGCACATACCGATCCATTGAGCACAAGTCCTTGCAGGGGCAAGGCCAGGATTAAAGTCCAGATCCAGACTTTAGTCGCATTGTGCGTAATGAATGACACGTTCGGAATTCACTCAAATAGAAAATCAAAGGCCGCGAGTCAGCCGCTTTTCTTTACTTCGGTCGTTTTGCCCAAACTTCTTAAATGACGGCAAAGTTTTCGTGACCGGAATATTTTCGCATCATGCCGACGCGAGGCAACCAAGTCAAGGGCGAATAGGCCGAGGGTAATCAGGTGCTGAAACCCTAGTATCTAAGGCTCAAAACCTCATAACGTATTGAAATGACACATTTTGGTTTGAGGGCAATTCCCTAATGACCGATAAATCCGAGTGGACCGTGCCATTTAGAAATCCGTGCATAATTTGAAATAAGTGACCGACTATCTACCTTCGGATTTGAGAACACACATGTTGGCACAACGCTTAGCATTTCCAGGACTGGCAGCCACGGCGGTCTTGTTTGTCGGGTGCATCTCCACCGATACACCATCGGCGGCACCTCCTTTCGAGGAGCAAGTAGCCCCGACATCGCAGAGTTCGGTGGACCAGCATCTCCCTTCCGATATCCAGCCGGTAAGTTATCTGGACGATGAGCTGGAATTGCCCGAAGTGCCGACGGCGTCTGAAACAAGCTCGTCTCTTGTCGCCCTCGAGCAGATCGCCCTGCAACAGAACCCTCGTCTCCGGAAGTTATCGCAAGACTACCAGGCAGCGATGTCCAAGTCCCAGTATGCCGACAAGCTGCCGGCCCCTCGCATCGGGGCCAATGTTTTCGGTAACGCGATCGAAACAGCAGCTGGGTCACAACGAGCCAATCTCACGTTCAGTCAATCGATTCCCTGGCTTGGTCGCCTATCTGCGGAAGAGCAAAGGGCCATCTTTGAGGCGTACGCTATCCATTCTGAATTGGAAGCGGAGCGTCTGCGCGTCATTGCTCAAGTACGATCCGGCTGGTACCGCCTATATGTGATCGATCGCGAGATTGAGGTCACCAACGCCAACCAAAAGCTCTTGGAGTCCTTGATTCAATTGGCCAACGCTCGCGTGGCTACGGGCGCGGCGTCACAAGGAGACGTTCTTCTGGGAACGGTTGAGTTGTCACAACTCGAGGAACGAATGCTGATGTATCAAAGACAGCGGCAGGGAGTTGAAGCGGAAATTAATCGACTTCTGTCTCGGCCGACTGATCAAGCGATTGAAAGTGTTGCGAGCTTGAATGCAGAATTGCCCGGCATGACGATGGAACAGGTCATGCAGGCCGCCGTTGGAAATCAGCCTGAACTGGAGGCCGCACGGTTGCGAGCCCAGGCAACGCGTTGGGGAATAGAAGTCGCAAGGCTCATGCGGCGGCCTGAGTTCATGATCTCGGCCAGTTACTTCCCTACCGACGACAACCGTCCTCCGAGTACGATCGTGGATGTTGGTCAAGATCCCTGGGCCCTGGGAGCCCAGATGAGCATTCCTATCTGGAAGCACAAATATGATGCGATCGAGAACGAGGCTCGCTGGAAACACCAAGCCGCAAATGCTTCCGTAGAGGAGATGACCGATCGCTACGAGTCGCTGATCGTCGATCTCTATGCGGAAGCCAAGCGAGCTCACGAAACAGCAGCGTTATATCAAAGGACCATCTTACCCCAGGCTCGTCAGACATTAGCTGCCGACCAGGAAGCCTATACCAATGGAGGCGTTGAGTTCGATCGGGTGATCCGAGACTATCGCAATCTGTTGACTCTGGAACTGGGCTATCACCGCGCACTTGGGGACCTCGCAACCGCCAATGCGAGACTACAGCAAGCCGCGGGAACGGATTTCGACTCACCGTAGCAGATGTGATTACAAACTCTTGCCACTGCTGTTGATTTCTTCATCGAATTGTTCTGCACATTTGAGTGAGCAGAATACGTACTTCTTGTCTCCATTGGTACGACGCGCGGCGGCCGAATTTGGTGAAATCCACATCCCGCAAACAGGATCTTGGGAGTTGCCCTCGATATCTGTAGGGCTATTCGTACAAGATGATCCACGGCAGAATACCGAGGGATGCCGAAAGTGTTCACTCCGATACGCTTCGACGAGATGCTCTATCAACTCGCGTGGACTCCCGTTGTAGATCACGCGTGACCCGGTCTTCTTATTGCACTTTGCGAGAATGTCGGCGACCATGTCGCTAAGCCCGCCAATTCCCGTCAAAACGCCTATCAATTTGCCTTCGTCATAAGCGATTGCCAGCTCCCCGAGTGTTCCACTGCTGCCACCAATGATCACCACGATATCGCTGCTACGAATGTTCACGACTTCGCGTCCCATCAGGCCGCTTCCGGTGAAAATCAGCACGTCGTGAGCCAATGTTGGCGATTCGTATTTGAAGGCGTGTTCGTCAAGGCTGAGGGCTGGCGATATGCCGATGACGGTTCCACCACGACGTTTTGCACCACGTGCAGCGGCCAAGGGAAGGCCTGGGCAAGCACCCGTGATGGTGACGCATCCATTGAGCGCGATCGCCTCACCGGCCTGCATGGCGAGTTCAAGATATTTCGCGGGAATGTCCCGTCCGGCTCCTCCCATGACACCAATCTTGAGTGGCATCGCTGCGTGGGGAGCGTCGGTCGTATCCTTGCTGGCGGCGGACACAGGATGGAGTTCGTTGTTTGACATAATCGCTGGACATTCCTACATGGATTTCACTTCGACGTATTCCGTCGGGTCTTGGTTGAACTTCTCTTGGCATCCAGGCGAGCAAAAGAAATAGCAATAGCCCAAGTAACTTTCACTCGCCACGGCACTGGAACGGTTGATACGCATTCCGCAGACAGGGTCGGTTACCGGTTCCTCTTCAAAATCATCACGTCCCCGATCGATTCTTAGATACGCATCCAGGAAATCCATCAATCGCTCATCGACCCACTTCTCGATATCGTCTTCTCGAATCGATTCCAGAGCCATCGTGATCTTGTCGCGTTCATTCAGCTTGATGAATACCGGCATCACCCAGGCTTCATAGGTGACGGCAAGTTTCTCGAATCGGATGTCATGCTGCACTTCGAAGGCAATCTTGGCGGTGACCGGAAATCGATCGCAATAGCCAAACCAGCACGAGCGATGACTGGCTAGTTCTTCCTTGGCCATGCTGGCGTTGTCAAAAAAGGCCGCGATCGTGTCCAAACGCGGCTTAATGATTGTGTCTTGGATCGTGCTTGCTTTTTGTTGGAACTGCTCACGCCTGGCCGTCGACGCGGTCATATATTGGTCCGCCTCTTCGTTCGACCAGTACGGCGGCCGATTGGCGATAGCCATCTTTTGCTTCACTTGATTGGCAAATTCGACAAGATCACCCATCGTAACCATCTCCTTTGGAAAACGGTTTCTAAGATCGACACCGTCGGGGTGTCCACTCGCGCAAATTGCTTGAGTGGGCACCCATACTGGTGAACCCTGCAAAATGGCTATTTACCGTCCGCTTATTCCGCTTTCGTCGACGCTGCCTTTTTGTCGATGCCAAGCTGCCGCATTAGCGCCGCATGTTCTGCAATTGCTTTCTCGAGTTCTTTCGTAATGGTGTTGCAGCATTCCATTGTTTTGGAACTATCAACTTGATCACTTTGGCATTCGGCATGTAGTTTTTCATGCTGAGTTGCCGCGGCGGACAAATGCTCCTCGATGGCCTTCAAGCTTGCTTGAACGTTCTTGTCATCGCCGTATTCCTTGCGAATCGCGGAGACTTCGTTCTTAGCGGCCTCGATGTTTCGTCCGAGCTCGGCAGATTCCTTTTCTGCGATTTTCCCTTGGACTTCTTTGGCGTCTCGAGAGTATTCGTAGATGCCTTTCGAGTAATCTAGCGCGTGCTGCATTCGGCGTGCGGCTCGCTGGTTGGTCCAAAAGCCCGTGCCAATTTCGCCTCTTGCCTTAGCTCCAGCATCTCGCTGGGCGAGGGCAACCGATGAAGCTGAAAGACTCATCGCGGCAACTAAGGCTACCGAAAGGATGGACAATGTCAGGTAATTTCTTCGCATCTTTTAGGCTCCAATATCAGGGATCGCCATTGCAAATCTCTTGATGACAGGGATTGGATCTGTTCACCCGGTCTGGCGATCAGGCGAAAATGGTTGAGGAAAGCACATCTCTCCCCCAGAACTAACCTTGAGATGCTACGAGATCGCCTTTTCTTCAGAATTATTCAAGTGCGCGCGTATCCGCACGATAGGTGAGCGAACTAGCACGCCAGTCAAAATAGGTCAGGCTGGGAGCATATGAAACTGTTAGACAAAGAAAGTGCCGGAACCTAGGGCGAATACCTATAGGTAGCTGTATCTTGCCGAATGGAGGTAAACGATTCCGAAAAAATGGAACGTGGTTTGCTTCCCTCGTGGCCATCAGCTTGTAAAATCGATAGTTGGATAAGCACTAAATGAGCACGGCAACTCTGCGATCAAACCGCCATTCGCTCGCACCTCAAGATTCAGGAAACCGGGGGATCGTGAAGTCTATCGAGGAGATCGTGGCATCTGCCCAGGCAGGTGATCCAGAGTCGTTCAGGGAACTCTACGATGCGTTCCATCAGAACACCTACCGATTAATGGTAAGGATGGTCGGACTGCAGGAGGCGGAGGATCTGACGCAGCAAGTCTTCCTGCAGGTATTTCGCAAGCTTGCGAAGTTCTCATGGCAGGCGAAATTCAGCACATGGCTGTACCGTTTGGCCATGAATGAGTCTCTCCAATATCTCCGCAATAAAGGACGCAGCCATATCATCAGGCTTGAGTGGGAGCCAGAGCAGCATAGCCACTCTCAGGAGTCTTTCGAGTGCAAGGAGTGCTTAGAGCGAGCTCTCGCGTCGGTGGACCCTGAATTGCGGGCGGTGTTTCTACTAAGAGAAGTCGAAGAGATGTCCTATACGGAAATTGCTGAGGTGCTGCACATTCCCAGCGGAACCGTTGGTTCTCGGCTCAATAAAGTTCGTCGCGAGTTGCAATCTATTTTGACGGAACTTGGGGCAGAAGTTTAGTGCTTGCGACGAAAGACACGTGAACCTGGGCATGACTTCTATGCCGAGCCAAAAGTAAATATGTAATCCAAAATACGTTGCCTGGGATGCGTTTTCCCGTAGAGTTGTCCGATTGCAGCCATGTAGAGGGGGTAACGCATTTTTCGAACAAATCACGCGATTGGAGCATCAAATGAAGTTAGTGGGGATGAATCTTGAGAGATTTGGGGTGTAAAGAGATGAACTGCTCCGAAGTTCAACGATTACTCTCTTCGTACTTCGATAACGAATTGCCAACCGAGGTGCGCGGAGATGTTGAAAAACACGTGCAAGAGTGTTCCTCGTGCGCCGAAGATTTGGCACGCTACGAACGTCTGTCGAACGTGGCCGGAAATATCGAAACGCCCCTTGCACCCTCTACCCGTATCTGGGAGCAACTATCGGAAAATCTTGGTTTAGAAGACCAGGAGGAAATTGCCGCCGACTCACGTTCCGAGAGACCAACTCTTTCTCATCGGTTAGATGCGGGAAGAAAGTCACGATATGTCCCAGTTGGCTGGCTGGCCGCAATAGCGGCCATGCTCTTGATCGGTGTATCCGTGTTCAGTTTTGGAACATGGTTTGATAAGGACGGTCACGATCACGACATGTCCGCCGTGTTTGGGCAATACCTTGAAAAGTTTCGTCACGACCCATTGGCTGCGCAGACCTATTTGCTCACCAGCTACGAGAATCACAATGTGGACGTAAGCAAGGCTGGCGAACTATTGGGCTATCAACCCGCAATCACTCCTGGGTTGCCTGGGGGCTATGCCGTTGAGTCGATTCATGTCTTGAAGATGCCATGTTGCACTTGTGTCCAGTGTCTTTGCAAGCGAGAGAACGGTACGAGCTTCGCTATTTTTGAGCACAACGAGGATTCGGCCAAAGAGTGGTTTGGCGGTTCAAAAGCCAAGCCCATGGTCTGTGAAGGTATCCCATGTACGCTCATCGACGTAGGGGAGGATCAATTGGCCGGGAATTGGATCAACGGCAAGCGCCGAATGACAATTGTAGGCCTGCAAGATTCAGACGAGCTAAATCAACTGGTGTCCTGGTTCGAAGGTATGCGTCGAGCACAAGAAGAGAAGAGGCCCGAAGAACCGACCATCGAATCAGGAGCGGCGACCGGTAGCAACAGCTGACAAGTCCGTGTGGCCATGTTTGCCATTGAAGACGTAGGCACGCCATTTTCGCTCCAACTCCGGAATACCTTCCATGCCGTAGCAAACCTTTAACGCACGGTCATAGCCGATGTCCTTCGCCTTTTCGGCAAACGTAATGATTTTTGCAGGTTCATCATGGACGGATAGAAAGCTTATGAGCGAGAGGCTCTGTCCATAGAATGCTGGCACTTGCTGGGCAGACGTAAACTGCTCCAATTTGAATACTTCAAAAAGTCGAAGGGCCGTGCCGCTTTGAATGGAATGCAAGCAGTCACGCAGGTGCAAGCTGCGTTTTTCCGGACTGTCTGCTCGGGTAGCAATCCCTTCGTCAATCCATCTGGGCGTACGACCCTCGAATCGATCGGCAAGGACAACATGGGTTAGTTCGTGAGCGAGTGCCGTCAGTTCCCCATCTTGGTTGACGATCAAGTCAATTCGACGTGCAGTTATGCGGCCGTGTTTTGAGCGAACCAAGCTGCTTCCGGATGTGGACCCACCTCCGACACCTACCGCTTTTAGGTACTGCGTGCGATCTGGGTGCAGCACGATTTCGCACTGAGGCTCCCACTTGTCTGCCGTTTCAAGGCGAAGCCAGGATCGTTGGAGTTCTGCCCGAAGGTCTTCACATTGATCTAGGACAACGCTTGCCTTGGGGCCACCTGGGAAGGTTCGAACAATGAAATTGGCCGGATCTGATTTTGTTGAGACGAACGTCGTGGCGTCCTGGGCAAATAAGACAGATTCAATCAGGAGACCAACCACGAGGGCTCGGAAAACGAGAGGGAGCATAGACTCGAATTGTGCTGAAAAGGAGTAGCCACAGTTGAAGATAACGGACCTTGAAGATGGCTATTCCGCAGGAATTTGCAGCACGTTATTTCAAATTCCGTGCCCGACACCCCGGGCGAAATTCCGGAACACACTCCATGGAAGCGGTAAGCCATTGCTGATTCGCCAGTTGCGCATGTTGTTCCGGTCTTATCCTTCACCGAAATGGCGGCAATTCATGCCACGTAATTACGCCGCATCTGCCTCCTTTTCTGGCAGACAAAAAATGACGTAACTCGCGAAGAAATGTGCATGCCGGAACATCCAATAGGAAAGAGCGATGACGGGTCAACGTTACAGGGAAGCGTAGCTTCCTGGCGGAAGAATTGATCCGCTCGACTCACCCATTAGAAGGCGGAGGTGTGAAATGTTCCGATTCATGCTTGTTGGATTGTTAGCAATCACGATGTCAGGATTTTGGGTGGCCGAAGGAATGGCACAACGTGATGCAGGTGCGAAGGCACGCGGCGAGTACGGCAGAGGATTCTGGAGCCAAGAGCGAGTTTCGCAACGTGCTAACTCGTACTACGTTCAGCCGACACAGACAACAGAGGAAGCCGTTCGAAGCTTTTCCTATGAACCAGCCCGATTCATGGAAGGTGACGAGGTCGTCGTGGCAGGCCGAGATGTTCGCATGATGGTTGGGCGGGATGTCATCGGCAACATGCCAAATGGTATGCACTTTCGCGTCATAAAGGTTGTCGATGGATGGCTAGGAGCCATCGTTGAAGTCGACGGTCAGGAAATGAAGGGATGGGTAAGGAATACCAATGTTCGTTCCG is a window of Bremerella sp. TYQ1 DNA encoding:
- a CDS encoding efflux RND transporter permease subunit, with protein sequence MIQSLLQFCLKERLLVLLTAVSLAAFGWYCTYKVPLDAIPNVGENQVIVLTEWPGRSPKDIEDQITYPLSIGLQAVPGSKSVRGKSMFGFSFVQVTFDDGVDFYWARSRVAEQLTALGNQLPEGVTPSLGPDATALGQIYYYVLEGPPEMDLAELRSKQDFFLKYALQSVDGVAEVASIGGYLKQYQVEVDPDQLRFHDIPLSLVIDAVKASNIDVGAKTVETSGMEFIVRGRGFIGAGKTEPETIEQIENTVIQTRDGIPVRVRDLAQVQVGPSFRRGAIDLNGRETVGGVVVMRYGENPREVIQRIKSKIASLESELGGIKILGIYDRTQLIDETVATLTDALSHEILITIAVVVLFLLNVRSSLIIAITLPMAVLMSFAAMKWFHVDANIMSLAGIAIAIGTMVDMGIIVLENIYDALAEWEAKGAPGGPRQRLRVIQESASEVIPAVLTAVSTTIVSFLPVFFLTGRDYKLFAPLAWTKTFALAASLIVAVTVVPVLARIFLHNAPKLTWRSMTAAIGLAGISMLLGQLLWSEHLAELLGVPSMLVTIALGLTGAAIGWWMSREQLRPMEDNPASRFVIFLYAGRLRMALHHKGVMLLFPLVIFILGLGAWIGLPTVLRPFEKLVSLVGADLNEVPGYVDAKHTFQGLKSDDWIALDEGSWFYMPSLYPAAGFNQVMEILQSQDVLIKEIPEVAHVMGKIGRVESALDPAPAAMIETYVMLKPRSQWREGITEREIWDQINEAATLPGVTPASPLQPIEGRIVMLQSGIKASMAVRIYGDSLEGLSEASVAVAEELKKHHLVNAGTVNPDIVMGKPYYEFEVDREEAARYGMTTMMVNQIVAAGLGGLDVTTTVEGRERYPIQVRFNREVRENMGELPRTSIVTQTKDVVPLERLAKVSTTWGPGMINSEDSRLVAHVMFTPSGVAGDLETVDSVMHSLRDARESGKLVFPDGNFELQAVGSFQNQIEANYRLMWIIPAVFLINLLLHYLHFRNLPISLVVFSGIPIACAGGMIALAVMNVELNTAVWVGFIALAGLAADDGIVMASYIHDRLKRRTITSVEDLREEIYQAGLKRIRPCVMTTVTTIVALIPVLLSTGRGADVAKAMALPVFGGMMIEPFTTFVVPTIYCWYLELKLRAGLSDSLLEMSLEEEESEELAPHATAA
- a CDS encoding efflux RND transporter periplasmic adaptor subunit translates to MSESPEPVEQAPENPKETRQAFDRRWLVGLFIKPVIFLVCGTLLFAGLGLMQRFGLISSGAIGGDAASASAQAGAEYICPMMCTPPSSQPGRCPVCAMELVVASSGGSGGDSHSIQIGSAARRIANIQTTEATMQPMTRNVRAIGKLKYDEASLKTISAYVGGRLDRLYADFTGVVVEQGEPLALLYSPDLYSAQVEYLLAKKSVVQASPGVLPSVASANRNLFENARQQLIELGMTEAQITDLEGNGKADSRLHLNSPMSGTVIQKMAVEGQYVKASDPIYQLADLSTVWLMLELFPEDAACIGYGEKVEAEVQSHPGKKFTGRVAFIDPNVNERTRTIGVRVALPNEEGLLKVGDFATAFLRIPAAAGPQLRRYDQQLANKWISPRFPNQIFDQPGKCPISNLELVHASHFGFADQPQDETQSVSVPRSAVLMAGKHSVVYVETEPGRFEIRRVVLGHQSGDQIAIHDGINPGEKVAIKGNFLIDSQMQLAGNPSLINPEKYVAPEAEELSPEMLAALEKLPPEEMTLASAQQICPVTEMALGSMGTPPKAEVNGRTVFLCCEGCRGSLMKEPEKYLAVLDNKDSGTQSESAPDLPPIGPIQEIPLVPELPPNTVAVPVESDGPTTPSIATPVIQPVEVVR
- a CDS encoding TolC family protein, giving the protein MLAQRLAFPGLAATAVLFVGCISTDTPSAAPPFEEQVAPTSQSSVDQHLPSDIQPVSYLDDELELPEVPTASETSSSLVALEQIALQQNPRLRKLSQDYQAAMSKSQYADKLPAPRIGANVFGNAIETAAGSQRANLTFSQSIPWLGRLSAEEQRAIFEAYAIHSELEAERLRVIAQVRSGWYRLYVIDREIEVTNANQKLLESLIQLANARVATGAASQGDVLLGTVELSQLEERMLMYQRQRQGVEAEINRLLSRPTDQAIESVASLNAELPGMTMEQVMQAAVGNQPELEAARLRAQATRWGIEVARLMRRPEFMISASYFPTDDNRPPSTIVDVGQDPWALGAQMSIPIWKHKYDAIENEARWKHQAANASVEEMTDRYESLIVDLYAEAKRAHETAALYQRTILPQARQTLAADQEAYTNGGVEFDRVIRDYRNLLTLELGYHRALGDLATANARLQQAAGTDFDSP
- a CDS encoding YHS domain-containing protein gives rise to the protein MSAASKDTTDAPHAAMPLKIGVMGGAGRDIPAKYLELAMQAGEAIALNGCVTITGACPGLPLAAARGAKRRGGTVIGISPALSLDEHAFKYESPTLAHDVLIFTGSGLMGREVVNIRSSDIVVIIGGSSGTLGELAIAYDEGKLIGVLTGIGGLSDMVADILAKCNKKTGSRVIYNGSPRELIEHLVEAYRSEHFRHPSVFCRGSSCTNSPTDIEGNSQDPVCGMWISPNSAAARRTNGDKKYVFCSLKCAEQFDEEINSSGKSL
- a CDS encoding YHS domain-containing protein, whose product is MGDLVEFANQVKQKMAIANRPPYWSNEEADQYMTASTARREQFQQKASTIQDTIIKPRLDTIAAFFDNASMAKEELASHRSCWFGYCDRFPVTAKIAFEVQHDIRFEKLAVTYEAWVMPVFIKLNERDKITMALESIREDDIEKWVDERLMDFLDAYLRIDRGRDDFEEEPVTDPVCGMRINRSSAVASESYLGYCYFFCSPGCQEKFNQDPTEYVEVKSM
- a CDS encoding RNA polymerase sigma factor — encoded protein: MSTATLRSNRHSLAPQDSGNRGIVKSIEEIVASAQAGDPESFRELYDAFHQNTYRLMVRMVGLQEAEDLTQQVFLQVFRKLAKFSWQAKFSTWLYRLAMNESLQYLRNKGRSHIIRLEWEPEQHSHSQESFECKECLERALASVDPELRAVFLLREVEEMSYTEIAEVLHIPSGTVGSRLNKVRRELQSILTELGAEV
- a CDS encoding anti-sigma factor yields the protein MNCSEVQRLLSSYFDNELPTEVRGDVEKHVQECSSCAEDLARYERLSNVAGNIETPLAPSTRIWEQLSENLGLEDQEEIAADSRSERPTLSHRLDAGRKSRYVPVGWLAAIAAMLLIGVSVFSFGTWFDKDGHDHDMSAVFGQYLEKFRHDPLAAQTYLLTSYENHNVDVSKAGELLGYQPAITPGLPGGYAVESIHVLKMPCCTCVQCLCKRENGTSFAIFEHNEDSAKEWFGGSKAKPMVCEGIPCTLIDVGEDQLAGNWINGKRRMTIVGLQDSDELNQLVSWFEGMRRAQEEKRPEEPTIESGAATGSNS